DNA sequence from the Sinomonas terrae genome:
CGCGGAATCCGTGTTGGCACCTGACGAAGTCCCCGAGAGCATGATCGCGAACAACTCCCTCGTCGTCGAAGCCACGGGCTCCGCCGCGGGCCTGGAGCTGGCGAGCGGCCTCGTCGAGATCGCGGGGACGCTCGGGATCCTCGGTTACCACCAATCCGGGAAGGGGCTCAGGAGCGTTGACATGGAGAGCTGGAATTACCGAGCCCTTCGCGTCCTGAGCCTCCACCACCGCAATCCGGCCGACGTCATGCGATGGATGGACCGAGCCCAACGGCTCAGTGCGAACCGCATCGTCGTCCCCTCGGAGCTCGTCGACCGGCACGTCCCGCTGACCGAGCTTCCCGAGCTGTTCATGAACGGCGAAGAGGGAGACACGATCAAGAGTCTCCTCGACCTCACGTCCGAAAACGCATAGGAACCCATCAGACCGCGAGCAGGAAGAGCCTATAGTCGATGACCATGGAAGAGCGCGTGCTGGGGCGGACCGGCCGAAAGGTGTCCGCCATTGGTTTGGGAACATGGCAGTTGGGGTCGGACTGGGGCGACGTCGGCAAGGCCGAGGCTATGCAGGTCCTCGATGCCGCCGCCGAGTCAGGGGTGACGTTCTTCGACACCGCCGACGTCTATGGTGACGGCCGCAGCGAGCAGATCATCGGCGAGTGGCTCAGGGCCCATCCCGATGCCGGGGTCATGGTGGCGACCAAGATGGGACGCCGAGTTCCGCAGGTTCCCGAGAACTACACTCTGGACAACTTCCGCGGGTGGCTCGACCGCTCGCGGGGCAACCTCGGACGCGACACCCTCGACTTGGTCCAGCTTCACTGCCCGCCGACCCCCGTCTACTCCGACGACCGGGTCTTCGACGCCCTCGACCAGCTCGTCGATGAGGGCGTGATGCGCAGCTACGGCGTGAGCGTGGAGACCGCCGACGAGGCGCTGACCGCGATCGCACGGCCGAACGTGGCTTCGGTCCAGATCATCTTCAACCCCTTCCGGCTCAAGCCGCAGGAGAAGGTCCTCCCCGCCGCGAAGGATGCCGGCGTCGGCATCGTGGTGCGTGTACCGCTGGCGTCCGGCCTGCTCAGCGGGAAATACAGCCGGGACACCAAATTCTCGGAACACGACCACCGAAACTACAATCGCGACGGCTCGGCCTTCGACGTGGGCGAGACGTTTTCGGGAGTCGACTTCGAGCGGGGCCTCGATGCGGTCGCCGAGTTCCAGGAGCTCGTCCCCGAGGGCGTGACAACCGCTCAGGCCGCCTTGGCGTGGATCATCTCCCAGCCCGGGGTCACGACGGTGATCCCCGGGGCGAGGAACGCCGGCCAGGCGAAGGCGAATGCGGCAGCTGCCAACGCGGTGGACCGGCTTGGCCCGGAGTTCGACGGCGGGGTGCGCCGGATCTACGAGAAGTACTTCCGCGAGTCCGTCCACCCGCGCTGGTAGAACGAACCCCCGTTAGGCGATTCCCGGCTCCCGCTGGGCGGACGCCCGGTTGGCCTCGAGGAATGTCAGGATCAGCTCGCTCACGACGGCGCGCTGCCGGGGTGTGAGCTTCTCCGAGCCTTCCGGCAGGACGAACGGGTCCGGCTCGTCCTCTGCCGCGCCCACGAGCTCATCGAGCTCCATGCCGCTGAGACCCATGGCCGCCGCGAGGCTTCTCCGGGGATCGCCGGTGGGCGCTTCTTCGCCCGAGACGACCGCTAGGACCTGGTTCGTGGACAGCCTCGCCTCGTTCGCCAGCGCGCTGACTGAATGGAACCCTGCCGAACGGATCGCGGTTGCCCATCGCTCCGGAATCTCCACAACTCGGCTCCTTCCGGGCGATCCACTCAGCCAACTCTAGGCCCCTGGCGCGGCATACCCCCGACCATCAGCATCAGCCGCTATGGGAGATAGGCTAGTGCCCGGTGTCCCCACGGGGCGCTGCCTGAGGCAATACCGCGGCGGATGCAAGGGAGAGGTGTCATGGTTTCCCGGCCAAGTCTTCTCCGCCGGGCTGCCGACATCGCCGTCGCCTCCGACCCCGGGCTCGGCAGGCTCCAGCTCGGTCTCGCGGGGGCCGGCAACGTGGCCGCATGCATGCTCGTCGGCTACGGACTCGCCGTGCTGCTTCACGCGGGTGCGCAGGGCACCGTCGTCTTCATGCTGCTCAGCAGCGTCGTGGCGATGATCGGAACCAACGCCCTCGTCGACCACCGCATCAAAGCCAACGCGATCACGGCGGCGTACTTCCCGGTCGCCATGGGCGCCGGTCTCGCCTCCGGCACCCTGCTTGCGCCGAGCCAGCTGGCCTCGCTCGTCGGCTTCGTCGTCGTCATGTTCCTCGCCGTATGGGTGCGCCGGTTCGGGCTGGCCTACTTCTTCTACGGCTTCATGCTCTGGAACGGCTACTTCTTCGCATCCTTCCTCAAGACGACCCTCGGTGCGCTCCCTGCCATGCTCATCGCCATCGTCGTCGCTTCCGCGGTCGTGCTGCTGCTGAGCTGCACCGTGTTCCGGCGCCACCCGCGGCGCACTCTGGCTGCCGTGTTCCGAAGCATGAACGCGCGCCAACGCGGCCTCGCGCGCGCCTGCATCGCGCTGATCGAGGCCGAGCCGGGGAGTACGGCTGCCGATCGCGCCTCCTTGGCCGTCTTTCGCGCCCGAGCACGCGTGACCGAGGCTGCGCTGATGAGCGACGGTTGGGCCGCACACGCCCCAGCGCTGCCCGAGGGCTGGACGGCGTCCACGCTGCGGGCCCGGCTGCTCGAACTGCAGCTCGGTTTCGACCGCCTGACAGTCGGAGCCCGCCAGCTCGCCGCCGCCAACGCCGGCCCGGCCGTGCGTCGCACCGCGATCGACGCCCTCGGCGCGCTCGCCAACGCGAATCTCGCTCGAGCCCGTGAGGTCGCTGCAAGCCTCCCCGAACTGGCCTCCGAGGCACCTCGAGAGGTGCAGGCCGCGGCCGCCGACCTTCAGCGGGGATTCAGCGTTGTCACGTCGGTCCCGAACCGACCCGCGTTGAGCCGCGCCGTGCAGGAGAACGAACCCGAGTTTGTCCCCGCGGCTGGGCTCGTCCTCGGCCAGCTGCCGGGGATGCCGAGCGTGGCCTCGGACGTCGACCCCCGCGGCGGCAGTTGGAATCCACTCACCCGGCTGCAGTTCGCGACAAGGCAGGCCGTGCAGGTCGCGGTGGCCGGGACCCTCGCGATCCTGGTAGGCAGCCTCATCAGCGGACAGCGCTACTACTGGGCGGTCATCGCGGCGTTCGTCTCCTTTGCAGGAACCGGGACCCGCTTCGACACGATCCGGAAATCGCTGCTGCGGGTGCTCGGGACCCTCACCGGTCTTGTCGCAGGCGTCCTCGTCGCGCACCTCACCAATGGGCACGTCTTCGTCGCTCTGGCTGTGATCGTGGCGAGCATCTTCTGCGGCAACTATCTGATGCGCATCTCCTACGCGTACATGATCTTCTTCCTCACGATCATGCTCAGCGAGCTGTATGCCATTCTCGGCGAGTTTTCCGACCAGCTCCTGCTGCTGCGCCTCGGCGAGACTGCGGCCGGCGCCGCCGTCGGCATCGTCGTCGCCCTCGTCGTGACGCCAGTGAGCACTCGCGACACCATCAAGGCGGCCCAGAACTCGGTCGTCGCGGCGACTGCCGAACTGCTCGACACGCTGTACGAGCGCACCCTCGATCCCGCTTCCGTCACGAGCGACGCGATCGACGAGCGCGTCATCGCCGCGGACAATCAGCTGCGCCGGCTCATACTCGTCGGCGAGCCCCTCACCCGCTATCAGATCTGGGAGAACCGGCCGCGTGCGGTCCGGCGCCGCCTCACGCTGGTTGCCAACGTGGTGGCGACGGCGCGTTCGCTCAGCCATGCGGTACGCAAGCTGCGAGCCGCGGAGGACGAACTGGCCGCCGAGATCGCCAAGGTAGCCGACTTCGCGCGAACGGTCGCCGGCGTCACGAGAGAGGGAGCGTTGGCGCCGGATGTGCCCGTGCGTACCGGAGAGGCACTCGACCCCAGCACCCGCGCCATCACCTTGGGCCTGCCAACCCAGGCCTACTCAGCGCTCGACCGCCTTCAGACCCTGCTCAGGGAGCTGGCCTAGTCCCGGCAGTCGGAACGACCGCCGAAACCGCCTCCCGCACCACCGCCTCGGCGGCCGCCACCACCTCGGCTGCATCGGTCTCGCAGTCTTCAAGGGCCCGCGCTTCAAGGGCCCGCGCCGGGGCAAGTTGGAGAAGTTCTCGCGGCACAACCACTCGGCTGAACCCCTGGACGCGAGGTGTCTCGAGCTTCACCACAACCGCCTCCGGGCTCAGGTCCGGGAGCAGATGGACGATTTCGCCGGTGTCCCCCTCGACCACCCGCACTTGGCTGAAGAACGGGTCCTTCACGCCGCGGCGAAAAACCACGCTCTGTCCCACTGCGAACTGAGCATCCATGGGCGCACTGCAGCCTTCTGCCATCTCGAGACCTCCCCCAGAAACAATCTGAATAGCGCCAGGAGAATGATCTGCCCCCGGTGCGAGTCTCAACTTAGTGATCGTCCCGGTGGCGCAGGGAAGGACTTTGGTCCTAATTCGCCTTGACAGTTTCGGTCACGGGAGCGACAGCGAATAGATGGCTGCTTGGACGCCCTGCCCTATTCAGCAGACCGCAGGTCATAGACCATCTCGACCAGCGCGTCGTCGTACGTGGTCGCTTCCCGCAGCGAAAGCTGCACCGGGCCGCCCGAACCGAACCGCCGCCCTTGCCCGATCATCGACGGAGCGACGACGAGCCGCAGTTCGTCCACCTCGCCTAGGTCGAGGAGTTCCCGCACCAGGTTCAGGCTCCCCCAGCACCCGATGTCGCCCTCGGACTCCGCCTTGATGCGCCGGATCGCCTCGCCCGTGTCCCCGGAGACCACCTCGCAGCTTCCGAGATCGCCCCAGGGCGCCTCGGCATGAGAGTGCGAGAAGACGTACCGGCGCAGAGAGTTGAGCGCCGGGGCCAGCAACTCGCCAGCGGAGGCGTCCGTGGGCCAGAAGGCGCTGAAGCCCTCGTAGGTGCGAGCCCCCATGACCATTCCCGAGAGCCCCTCGATGAGTTCGCTCTGCCGTCTGGCGAAGCCTTCAGCGGAGCCTCCGATGAAGGGCTCCATGAACGAAGTCCTCCCCTCCGGGTCCGCCGCAAAGCCATCCGCGCTGATCGTTTCCTGAACTATGAGCCGTCCCATGGGGTCCACCGTTGCACTGGGGGCACGTCCCATCAAGGGTTGACGTGTTTGCCGTAGCGGATGCTCAGGCGAGCTCGGTCATCAGGAGAGCTTCGCGCGGACGATATCGCTCGCCGTCTTGCCGTCGAATCGGCCGGCGATCTCTGCCGTGACGGGCTTCATTACCTGCCCCATCTGACGCATGGTCAGCTCGAGGCCGGCTTCCCTGAGGCCCGCGATGACGTTGTCGACGATCGCCTCGACCTCTTCGCGGGAGAGGGCCTTTGGCAGGTAGGCCTCGATCACCATCGCCTCGGCCAGCTCCCGGTCGGCGCGGTCGTGCTCGCCCGCCTCGTTGTAGATGGCGGCGGTCTCGCGACGCTTGGCCGCCTCCTTCTGGAGCAGGGACGTGACTTGCGCGTCGTCCAGAGCAATGGGGGTCTTGCCCGACTTCTCGCGAGTCTCGATCTCGCCGAGAACGTTGCGGACGGTCTGGAGGGCGACCCTGTCGCCGTCCTTCATGTGCTTCACAACGTCAGCCTGGAGCTGGTCTTTGAGGGGCATGGCTAGCCTTCTTCCTTCAGTTGGGATCGTAGGTCCGACGACGGCGCGGAGGCTACCTTCCCACCTCCGCAACCGCTTAGGGCGCTTGAGGCGGCGTCAGCGCGGCACGCGCACCCTGAGCGCGTCCGAATCGACGCGGATGGAGAGGACCTTGCTCTCCCCCAGATGGTCCCCGTCGAGCTGGATGTCGTGCGGGCGGCTCGCTTCGATCCGTACCCTCGTGCCCCTGAAGTGGCCCAGATCCGGTGGGGAATGACGCCGGAATCGGCTCAGGAGGGTGCCTGCCACCCGGAACCAACCCAGAACTCCTTGGGGTGCCACGGCGAGGACATCCAGGATCCCGTCATCGGGCTGGGCGCCTGGGAAGACCTCGACGTTGCCCTGAATCCGCCCGCAGTTGCCCACCATGACTCCCCGTTGCCGCCGTTCGACGGCGAGGCGGCCGTCTACATCGACACGCATCCGATACGAGTCGCCCACGATGCTCTGCCCTGCCGAGACGACGTAGGCGAGCCACCCGGCCTTGGCCTTGAGGTCATCACTCGTGTTCGCCATGACCGTCGCGTTCAGGCCCATTCCCGCCATCACGACGAAGGCGAGCTCTTCGTCGTCGTCCGCGGCCGCCCACGCGACGTCGATAAGCCGCTCCTGACCGGACAGCGCCACAGCGAACGCATCCTCGTGAGCATTGACGGGAATGCCCAGATTCCGGGCCAGGAGATTTCCCGTGCCGAGAGGCACCACCCCGAGGGGGATGCCTGTTCCCGCGAGCTCACCCGCCACTGCCCGCACTGTCCCGTCGCCTCCGGCGACCACCAGGGAGTCGGCGCCTCCTTCGAGTGCCTCACGGGCCATACCTCCACCCGGATCCTCGGCCGAGGTTTCCAGGACGATAGGCTCGGCGCCCCGTTCAGCACAGTGTGCCTCGAACAGGGCCCTGATCTCCTCAGCCCCCTGCTTGATCGGGTTGACGATCAGCGCTGCCACTTACCCTCCCGGTGCTTGCCTCTCCCGCCTTCGACCCTACAGGGGCGAGCGTTCACGGGTTCGCCGAGAGCCGGGCTTCTTCACGCTCAGAAGGGCGGTAGAAAGCGATGAGCCGCTCGGCCATGCGCCTGCCTCTGGCCAGTCCGTCCACGTCCCCTTCGACCGCGGAAACCAGAGCGGCCTTGATGATGAACTGCAGGTCCCGCGCAAACTCCGCCGGATCGAGGAGCCCGGCCCTCTCCGCCATCCCGGCGAACCCGAGACGGAAGTGCTCTATATAGCTGGCGCAGGCCCGCCCGGCGGGGCTCTGGGGGCCGGACTCGATCAGGACATGGACGAACGAAGCCCCAAAAGGGAGACTCCCCGCCCAGAATCCCTCGAGGACGTCGAAGACGGCGACCATGGCGTCAGGCCCTGATCCCCGGGCGCGCACGGCGTCCTCGATGGCCGCCCTGCGCCGCTCGTACATCTGGTCCAAGAAATCGAGAACGAGCTCGTCCTTCGAACGGAAGTGCTTGTAGAAGGTGGCCTTGGCCACTCCCGAGACCTCGATCAGCTCATCGACACCCACACTGCGAGTGCCCCTCTGAGCGAACAGCGGGAAGGATCTCTCTCTGATCTGCTGCTTCGCATCCATACGATCGCCTCTCTGCCAGACCTGCAGTGGTAACCATAGGTGCTGTTATGAAAAAAAGTTGTATCAGAAACGCAGCCTTGTCGCCATCGCGGTCCACTCAGTCGGCAGAGCTGTTCTGCGCGACGGCGAGCGACAGGTCCAGCCAACGCTCGGGGTGGTGGTCACTGGCACTTCCCGGGATTGGCGGTGCACCACTGCTGGTACTGGGCGACGTTCGCCTGATGCTCGGCGTAGGTCGAGGCGAACTTCGTCTCGCCCGTGTCGAGGTTGACCGTGACCCAGTAGAGGTAGTTGTTCGCCGTCGGATGCGCCGCCGCCGCGACCGCCTTCGCCCCCGGCGAGCCGATCGGCCCGGGCGGGAGCCCCGGGTGCACGTACGTGTTGTAAGGGTTGCTCGCATCGGCCTTCTGCGCGTCCGTGAGCTGGACCGTCTTGGTCCCCAGCCCGTACGTGACCGTCGCGTCGGACTGGACGAGCCCGTTGGTCTGGTCGTTGGGCTTGAGCCGGTTGTAGATGGCGCCGGCGACGTTGCCGTAGTCGGCCCGCCCGCCCTCGGCCTGGACGATGCTCGCCACGATCAGGTCCTGGTACTGCTTGGTCGGGTCCGTGATGCCGTCGGCCTTGAGCTCGTCCAGCGTGGTCGAGACCAGCTTCGAAACGATGTCCTTCGCCGAGGTCCCCACCGGCAACTTGTACTCCCCCGGCGCCAGATAGCCCTCCAGGCTCTTCGCCTGCGGCGGAAGGCCGAACTGCTGCGGCTGGCTGTTCAGCGCGTTCAGGTCGTTCGGGTTCAGCCCTGCCGCCTGCGCGATCGTCGCCAGCGAGTCCGTGACCCGCATGCCCGCGCTGAGCGCGAAGTAGATCACCGGAGCCGTGTTCCCCGCCAGGATCGACGCCGCATCCGAGGACTTCATCTGCTTCTTGAACGTGAAATCACCCGGATGGATCTTCCCGTTGGCATCAGCAAAGGCCTGAACGAAGGTATTGGCGTCCGCGACGACGCCGTCCTGCTGCAGTTCCTGCGCCACTTCCAGAGTGCCGGTGCCCGGCGGGACCGTGACCACAACCTCACCCGTGCCGGGACCTGAGTAGTCGGTGACCTTGTCCATGCCGAGCGCGGACCGCAGCGCCAGAGCAGTCAGGACCGAACCAGCCACAACGAGAGCGATGACGACTCCCATGGCGATCGCGGCGTTCCGGAGCGGACGGGAGCGCCGGGGTGGGCGCTTCGATCCCGACGGGCGGCTCGCAGGCACGGCCGCCGGCTCCCCAGATGCACGCCCGGCGTCGGAGGCTCGCCGCCTCCCGACTGCCGAGAGCAAGTTGGCGGCCCCGGGCCGGATCTGACTCTTGGAGGTCATCAACGATGTCCCTTGTTCCTGTCCCTGTTCTCCAGTTTCGGCGGCGGCTCCAGTCGTGCGGCACCCTGAACCCGCATTTCTTACCCTTCGCCGGACCAGGTGAAACAACCGCCCGGGGCCGACGCAGCCAAAAGTGCAGATATACATAGATAGGCAAGTTTACTTGCGTAGAGGCGGGTTTTGCTGTTCTATTGCCGAGGGCGTTAGCTGCGTCACATCCCTATGACCGGAAGGGCCACATGGCTGCATCACTGTTCGGGTCCCAAGACCTGAAGCACTCGATCAACACGCGCCAGCTGACGATGATCGGCATCGGGGGCGTCATCGGCGCTGGCCTTTTCGTCGGAAGCGGAAGCGTGATCTCCTCCGCCGGCCCGGGAGTCGTCTTCGTCTACCTGTTCGTCGGCCTCATCGTCATCCTGGTCATGCAGATGCTCGCTGAGCTTGCGACCGCGAGCCCGGAGACAGGCTCGTTCTCGACCTATGCCTCCCGGGAACTCGGTTCGTGGGCTGGCCTTGCCGTCGGATGGCTGTACTCGTTCCACTGGTGCATCACAGTCGCCTTCGAGGCAATCGCCGGCGCCGCTATCGCCGCCCAGATCGTCCCGGGCGTGCCCACCTGGCTCTACGCCTTGGCCTTCATGCTCATCCTGACCGGGGTGAATCTGGCCGCCGTGACCTCGTTCGCCCGCTTCGAGTTCTGGTTCTCCATGGTCAAGGTCGCGGCGATCGTCCTCTTCATCGTGATCGGGCTTGCCGCCGCCATCGGCCTGCTTCCGCACTTCGCTTCCCCCGGGGCCGCCAACCTCCTCGGGCGCGGAGGTCTCTTCCCGCACGGGGCAACGCCGGTGCTTCTTGCAACGCTGACCGTGTTCTTCTCCTACTTCGGTACGGAACTGGTCACCGTCGCCGCGGGTGAGGCCAAGGATCCGACCACTGCAGTTCGCAAGAGCATGCGCAGCGTAGCGTGGCGCATCATCATCTTCTACGTCGGGTCGATCCTCGTGGTGGTGACTCTCCTGCCGTCTAACGCTGCCGAGGTCACGAAGAGCCCCTACGCCGCGGTTCTGAACCTG
Encoded proteins:
- a CDS encoding aldo/keto reductase, with translation MEERVLGRTGRKVSAIGLGTWQLGSDWGDVGKAEAMQVLDAAAESGVTFFDTADVYGDGRSEQIIGEWLRAHPDAGVMVATKMGRRVPQVPENYTLDNFRGWLDRSRGNLGRDTLDLVQLHCPPTPVYSDDRVFDALDQLVDEGVMRSYGVSVETADEALTAIARPNVASVQIIFNPFRLKPQEKVLPAAKDAGVGIVVRVPLASGLLSGKYSRDTKFSEHDHRNYNRDGSAFDVGETFSGVDFERGLDAVAEFQELVPEGVTTAQAALAWIISQPGVTTVIPGARNAGQAKANAAAANAVDRLGPEFDGGVRRIYEKYFRESVHPRW
- a CDS encoding FUSC family protein, giving the protein MVSRPSLLRRAADIAVASDPGLGRLQLGLAGAGNVAACMLVGYGLAVLLHAGAQGTVVFMLLSSVVAMIGTNALVDHRIKANAITAAYFPVAMGAGLASGTLLAPSQLASLVGFVVVMFLAVWVRRFGLAYFFYGFMLWNGYFFASFLKTTLGALPAMLIAIVVASAVVLLLSCTVFRRHPRRTLAAVFRSMNARQRGLARACIALIEAEPGSTAADRASLAVFRARARVTEAALMSDGWAAHAPALPEGWTASTLRARLLELQLGFDRLTVGARQLAAANAGPAVRRTAIDALGALANANLARAREVAASLPELASEAPREVQAAAADLQRGFSVVTSVPNRPALSRAVQENEPEFVPAAGLVLGQLPGMPSVASDVDPRGGSWNPLTRLQFATRQAVQVAVAGTLAILVGSLISGQRYYWAVIAAFVSFAGTGTRFDTIRKSLLRVLGTLTGLVAGVLVAHLTNGHVFVALAVIVASIFCGNYLMRISYAYMIFFLTIMLSELYAILGEFSDQLLLLRLGETAAGAAVGIVVALVVTPVSTRDTIKAAQNSVVAATAELLDTLYERTLDPASVTSDAIDERVIAADNQLRRLILVGEPLTRYQIWENRPRAVRRRLTLVANVVATARSLSHAVRKLRAAEDELAAEIAKVADFARTVAGVTREGALAPDVPVRTGEALDPSTRAITLGLPTQAYSALDRLQTLLRELA
- a CDS encoding dihydrofolate reductase family protein, which codes for MGRAPSATVDPMGRLIVQETISADGFAADPEGRTSFMEPFIGGSAEGFARRQSELIEGLSGMVMGARTYEGFSAFWPTDASAGELLAPALNSLRRYVFSHSHAEAPWGDLGSCEVVSGDTGEAIRRIKAESEGDIGCWGSLNLVRELLDLGEVDELRLVVAPSMIGQGRRFGSGGPVQLSLREATTYDDALVEMVYDLRSAE
- a CDS encoding GatB/YqeY domain-containing protein — protein: MPLKDQLQADVVKHMKDGDRVALQTVRNVLGEIETREKSGKTPIALDDAQVTSLLQKEAAKRRETAAIYNEAGEHDRADRELAEAMVIEAYLPKALSREEVEAIVDNVIAGLREAGLELTMRQMGQVMKPVTAEIAGRFDGKTASDIVRAKLS
- a CDS encoding diacylglycerol/lipid kinase family protein is translated as MAALIVNPIKQGAEEIRALFEAHCAERGAEPIVLETSAEDPGGGMAREALEGGADSLVVAGGDGTVRAVAGELAGTGIPLGVVPLGTGNLLARNLGIPVNAHEDAFAVALSGQERLIDVAWAAADDDEELAFVVMAGMGLNATVMANTSDDLKAKAGWLAYVVSAGQSIVGDSYRMRVDVDGRLAVERRQRGVMVGNCGRIQGNVEVFPGAQPDDGILDVLAVAPQGVLGWFRVAGTLLSRFRRHSPPDLGHFRGTRVRIEASRPHDIQLDGDHLGESKVLSIRVDSDALRVRVPR
- a CDS encoding TetR/AcrR family transcriptional regulator, which produces MDAKQQIRERSFPLFAQRGTRSVGVDELIEVSGVAKATFYKHFRSKDELVLDFLDQMYERRRAAIEDAVRARGSGPDAMVAVFDVLEGFWAGSLPFGASFVHVLIESGPQSPAGRACASYIEHFRLGFAGMAERAGLLDPAEFARDLQFIIKAALVSAVEGDVDGLARGRRMAERLIAFYRPSEREEARLSANP
- the mltG gene encoding endolytic transglycosylase MltG gives rise to the protein MTSKSQIRPGAANLLSAVGRRRASDAGRASGEPAAVPASRPSGSKRPPRRSRPLRNAAIAMGVVIALVVAGSVLTALALRSALGMDKVTDYSGPGTGEVVVTVPPGTGTLEVAQELQQDGVVADANTFVQAFADANGKIHPGDFTFKKQMKSSDAASILAGNTAPVIYFALSAGMRVTDSLATIAQAAGLNPNDLNALNSQPQQFGLPPQAKSLEGYLAPGEYKLPVGTSAKDIVSKLVSTTLDELKADGITDPTKQYQDLIVASIVQAEGGRADYGNVAGAIYNRLKPNDQTNGLVQSDATVTYGLGTKTVQLTDAQKADASNPYNTYVHPGLPPGPIGSPGAKAVAAAAHPTANNYLYWVTVNLDTGETKFASTYAEHQANVAQYQQWCTANPGKCQ
- a CDS encoding amino acid permease — protein: MAASLFGSQDLKHSINTRQLTMIGIGGVIGAGLFVGSGSVISSAGPGVVFVYLFVGLIVILVMQMLAELATASPETGSFSTYASRELGSWAGLAVGWLYSFHWCITVAFEAIAGAAIAAQIVPGVPTWLYALAFMLILTGVNLAAVTSFARFEFWFSMVKVAAIVLFIVIGLAAAIGLLPHFASPGAANLLGRGGLFPHGATPVLLATLTVFFSYFGTELVTVAAGEAKDPTTAVRKSMRSVAWRIIIFYVGSILVVVTLLPSNAAEVTKSPYAAVLNLLGIPGAQTVMNLVVLTAVLSCLNSGIYSSSRMLFSLSRRGEGPRALSRTGRSGVPVTAVLAASSAGFLAVIANYFLPTGTVFTFLITSSGSVAVVVYLTISVTHIVSRRRKTPEEVRALKVRMWGHPHLSYLVVAVLAVIVGGMALSPTSRTPLALTALVTPRLLPRPASSIKRPGRAPPIPRPPWPKQDPWKRQTQLPLNDTTRCRALDAEGAAAVSGDGRRSRTWRVQSS